The Halorubrum salinarum genome segment ACGACGAGTTCCTCTCGGCCCGTCACACCGTACTGCGGGTAACTGAACCGGAATTCATACTGCCTCGCCGTCACTTCGACGATCAGCAGGTCGTCCACCCCGCGCGGCCGCAGGTACGGGTTGCGTCCGTCGTGGGGCTCTCCGTCACCCGATGCGGTCACGGTCACCGTATTCCCCTCGACCGACGCCGTGTCCGCGTCCACGTGAACGAACTCCGACTCGTCGATGGCCCCGACAACGCGGGGACCGGCCACTCCGTCGTCTCCGCCGGTATAGTGTTCTCCCCACTCTTCGGGGAGCGCGTCGACTACCGGCCGCGTCGACGCTTCCCCCTCCGGGAATCCGACGGCCAGTTTTGTTTCGACGCTCGGCCCACCGATCGAATCGCCGACGGCAACTCCCCAGGCGGCCGCCCGAGCGCCGGGCACGAACCGCGTTTCGGGCCCGAAGGCGTCTCCGTTCAACGGGACGGCGACCGACCGCAGCGCGTCGGCCTCTACGGCGTCGACGACCGATTCGACCGCGGCCCGTTCGGTCGTCGTCGCGGTCGAACCCTCAGTCGACTCGCCCTCGATCACGCGGCGCACCAATTCCCGCGGCGAAAGCGAGAGCGAGTCGTCCGCCCGAGCCAGTAGCAGCCGACGACCGTCGATCGCAACGACGCCGTCGTCGACCGAGTAGAGGTCGAACGCGCCGATCTGCTCACTGCTGCCTTCGAGCCCCGAGACGGCCGATTCGAACGAGCCGTCACCGGGGGCCGTCAGCTCGACCAACGTCCCGTCCGATACTACCACCGCGTCGGCGAGCGACCCGAGGTCGATATCGAGCGACATTGGGATCGCCGCGTCCAGGCGCCTGAGATACGCCATCGACTCCTTGACTCCGCTGAGGTCGTTCGGCGAGAACGTCCGAACCACGAGCGCCTCGGCGTCGTACTCGTCGATGTCGATCCGCGCGAGGCCCGTCGAGAGCCGTGAACGCGTCTCCGAAGCGGAGTCGTCGCCGCTCGCGCCCCCCTGATCGTCTACCGCGTCGATCCACTCGGTGGAACAGCCGGCGAGGGACGCCGTCACCGACACACCGACAGCGCCCAGCAGTTGCCGTCGTTTCATACAGATCTGCCCGTGGATCGCCTAACGGACCGCCGAGTAAAAAGAATTAGTCAAAAAACCGAGTAATTTTTTAAATCTGTCATTTCTACAACCGTCATGTTCGCCACGCAGTTCGGTCGGTGCCGCGACAACTGCGTGAGGCGTTACGGGACCGAACTGACGAACCCGTAACGCTTTGTCGGAAGCGGGTGTCCTCCCACCCGATGAACGTCG includes the following:
- a CDS encoding cupredoxin domain-containing protein; the protein is MKRRQLLGAVGVSVTASLAGCSTEWIDAVDDQGGASGDDSASETRSRLSTGLARIDIDEYDAEALVVRTFSPNDLSGVKESMAYLRRLDAAIPMSLDIDLGSLADAVVVSDGTLVELTAPGDGSFESAVSGLEGSSEQIGAFDLYSVDDGVVAIDGRRLLLARADDSLSLSPRELVRRVIEGESTEGSTATTTERAAVESVVDAVEADALRSVAVPLNGDAFGPETRFVPGARAAAWGVAVGDSIGGPSVETKLAVGFPEGEASTRPVVDALPEEWGEHYTGGDDGVAGPRVVGAIDESEFVHVDADTASVEGNTVTVTASGDGEPHDGRNPYLRPRGVDDLLIVEVTARQYEFRFSYPQYGVTGREELVVPVDRPVAFGLKSEDVHHRLHVPDSDPELVYDIYPGIERFTDVVTPSGSGEYAGVCREYCGAGHTNMVTNVRVTGSSAFDDWIGAA